AAATGTGTTGTTCACGTTTATGGCCTTATGGAAAATAGATAATTTGGGTAGAAAACCTTTGCTCATATATGGAGTTATTGGGATTACAATTTCCCTTATAGTAGTCGGACTTTTATTCTTCCTGCAAGTGGAAAACACCTATTTGCTCATGACCTTTATTCTCTTGTTCATTGCTTGTTTTGCTTTCTCCTATGGTCCGGTTTTATGGGTGTTAATGGCAGAAATTTATCCTTTAAAAGTTAGAGGAAAGGCATTGTCAATGGCAACGATGGCTATTTGGTTGGGGGCCACTTTTATAGGACAGATGACACCTTGGTTTTTAGAGAATTTTAAAGCATATGGTACTTTTTGGTTTTTTGCGATATGCATGATTCCTGCAATTTATATCATCATAAAAGTATTACCTGAAACCAAAGGAAAGACCTTGGAAGAAATCGAGAATTATTGGTTGTCCAAGAAGAAGTAAATTATATATAATAAGTGTAACTGTTATTGTCAATTGTATTGATATTACATAAATAGAAATTTAAGTGTTGCCCCTTTATTAGAATAATTAATAAATGAAAATGATTGGTAAATGTTGAATTATAATGATTTAAAAACAGTAGTCCGTCTTTTTTTGAAACACAAGTTTGTCTTTTCCTTATGCATCATAGGGCTAAGTACTGGTTTTGCAGTGTTTATAATCGTTTTCATGCATTATCGATTTGAAAATAGTTATGACGGTATGCATGCGAATGCCAAAAATATATACCGTATGCACTCAATTTACGGGACTGATAATGGATATACCAGTACCTATGCAACTACGGATAACGGATACGGCCCTACATTGAAAGAGGAATTACCAGAAGTTCTTGATTATGTGAGGATACTTACCTATCAGTCAGAAAGAATTGTAAGTTATGCCAAGGATGATGAATCAGTTTTAAAATATCGTGAGCCCAATGTTTTTATAGTCGATTCTACCTTTTTTTCATTTTTTGATTATCCACTAAAAGTGGGCGCTATCAACGAAGTATTGAATCGCCCCAACACAATGGTCATTTCTGAAAGTGCTGCCAAAAAGTATTTCGGGAGTGGAAACCCGTTGGGAAAAGTCTTAACGATGTCAACCAGTGGTAGTCCATTTGAGTGCGAGATTACCGGTATTTTTTATGATATCCCTGATAATTCCAATCTTCAATTCGATTTTTTGATTTCTATGGAGACTCAAAAACAGATATGGAAGGAATTGGATAATTCATGGAATTATGCCATTTCGTATACCTATTTACACTTAGCAGAAAACATTGATGTTGAAAAAATGGAAGACCGCATCATGGAGGTTTTCTTTAAGAGAAGCGGTGTAGTGGCCCAAGGCGACTTAAACTATGATATGGAACTGGTGCATTTTCCCGAAATTCATTTAAACGAACCTTTACAATGGGAACACGAGAAAAAGGGAAGTAGAGCAGAAACCAAATATCTGCTTATAATAGCTCTTTTTATCATAATTATCTCTTGGCTGAATTACATCAATATAAGTACTTCATTGGCTACAAAACGAAATGCGACTACACGTATAAAAACCATACTTGGTGCTGGAAAAATTCAAGTCATTTTTCATTTTATAGTTGAAGCATTTTTTGTAAACCTGATTTCAATATGTTTTTCCATACTATTAATTCTTCTGGCCACCCCGTTGATCAATACCTATTTCGACAATGGGGGTATGGGCTTCATTTTTAGCACTGGACTCATTTCATTGGTATTGGTAGGAATCTTGGTGATAGGCACTTTTGTTTCAGGGCTTGTTGCAACAGTTTTCTTTTTTGTAAACAATCCAGATTTTTTATTAAAACCTGATGCAAAAAGTTCAGGTTCAAGGTTTAAACGTGCTATGGTGGTTTTCCAATTTATAACAGTGGTTGTGTTATTGATTGGTACTATAATGGTTTATAAGCAGGTTCAATTTATGCGTTCCCAAGAAATTGGAGTTGATTTAAGTCAAACCATGGTTATCAAACCTCCGATAGGTAGTGATTCAAGTCCAAAAGGATTATATAGGTTCAGAGAATCACTCTCAGAAAATGCATCGATTATCAATGTTACGGCCAGTAGCGATATCCCGGGTCAATTTATGGATATGGGGTATATGGTCGATAGAACCGATATTGACACTCCCATTCATGAAATAACAGATGGGGGGTATATTGATTATGACTATGTTGAAACATTAGACTTAGAAATGGCAGCTGGAGTCGATTTTGATGAAACATCTGACCCTTGGCGTAAAATTTTAATCAATGAAGAAATGGCAAAGCTTTTAAATTTTGAAAGCCCCGATGACGCCGTTGGAAAGCACATTCAATTACCAGAGCTCTACCGGAAGGAGGCGGTGACCATCATTGGAGTATTAAAAAACTATAGACAACAATCCCCTACCCATAATTTTAAACCCGTATTCTTCTATTGTACCAAATCTGATTGGGGGCGTTATAATTATTTTATTGTTCGATACACAGGGAAGACCGATGAAGTTGTTTCTTATTTAAATGATAAATGGATTAGATCTTTTCCAACCAGTTCGTTTGATTACTATTTTCTTGATGGTCATTACGAAGAGCAATATAATGGAAACGTACGTTTTGGTAATCTTTTTAGTGCCCTTTGCATCTTGGCAATACTAATCGCAATTTTAGGCCTATTGGGCTTATCCATCCAAGCTGCCCAACAACGGATCAAAGAAATCGGGATTCGGAAAGTAAACGGGGCCAAAATATGGGAAGTATTGGTCTTGTTGAACAAAGACTTTATAAAATGGGTCGTTATTGCCTTCTTCATTGGTAGTGCGTTGGCTTTCTTTTTCATTCAGAATTGGCTAGAGAACTTTGCAGTACAAACAAGAATTAGTTGGTGGGTTTTCGCTTTGGCAGGAATAATCACCTTTATAATAAGTTCAGCAACGGTAAGTTGGCAGAGTTGGAAATCTGCCAGGATAAATCCTGTTCTAGCTTTACGAAACGAATAAAATTTATAGGTATATGAAAGCCTACAGATAAGCTTGTAGAAATTAAAATAAAAGTAGATAAATCAGGTTGAAAAAAAATTAAATGAAAAAAATGAATTTTTGGAAGGTTCCAAACAAAACATCTAACAAAATGAAAGTAAATAAAAATCTTTTCACTTTATTGTTGAGCATATTCGTATTCGTATTTGTCTTTGTGCCGAATGCCTATGCACAAGACAATTATTTTGCCGGTTATAAGGCATCTATCTCTGGTGCCAATTTCGCATACCATTCCCCTTTTTCAAATCTTGACCAATGTCTTTTGACAAGGGCAAAGTCAAGTTTCGATCCAATTGAATGGGAGACCGAGGTAATTCCCGTTTCCTATACAAAGCCAACAGCATCATTTATTTGGGGCTATGGTATTGGTGCAAAATCTCCAAGCCAGCAGTTCGACCTTTACGTTAATGATAAAAAGGTACTTAGATTTTCATCACCAAATAGTAATGAGCAATTGCGCACATTAAAGGGAAAAGACGGTATCGTACTGCAATTCAACCGTTCAATGATAGATATGAATCTAGATGAAATGGGTACAGCCGTACTTACCGTTCCAGATTCCTATTTTACCAAGGGCAAGCCAGTGGTATTGAAAATAGATGGTGTTGATAATGATAGTAACGAATGGTTTATGACTTTCAAACGTGAGCTTGGTGAAAAAATTAGAACACAACAGTTAAAGGTAGTCGTAAAGAAAGATGGTAAGCTCTTTCATAGTGTCCGATTTGAATTGATGCATCTTAAAAAACCAACTACGGCTAGCATTTCGGCATCAAACAATAAGCAGAAATATAAGATCAACACAGGTTTTAATGAGTTGGATTTTTTGGTACCGGCAGTACAGTCACCTACTGAAATGGATGTGGAATTAAAAATAGGGAATAAAAAAGAACAACTTAGTTTTACGGTTGAACCTGTACGGGAGTGGACCATCAACTTGGTACAGCATTCACATACGGATATCGGCTACACAAGATCTCAAACCGAAATTTTAGCGGAGCACCTGCGCTTTATTGACACGGCTTTGGATTATTGTGATCAGACCGATGATTATCCAGACGAAGCCAAGTTCCGATGGACCTGCGAAGCTTCATGGACCGTTAGGGAGTATTTGAAAAATAGACCAAAGAGCCAGATAGATAGACTATTACAACGCATAAAAGAGGGGCGTATCGAAGTAACGGGCATGTTCTTCAACTTCTCGGAAATTATTGATGAAACCGCATTGGCCATGCAAACACAGGCCTTAAAGCATTTCAAAGAAAAGGGAATCGATGTTACTACCGCCATGCAAAATGATGTGAATGGTATTGGTTGGGCCATGATCGATCTGTACAAAAATACAGGTGTAAAATATTTGACTATGGGGCAACATGGTCATCGTGCCCATGTTCCCTTTAACAAGCCCACTTCATTTTGGTGGGAATCCAATTCAGGTAACCGACTTTTGGCCTATCGAAGTGAGCATTATACGCATGGTAATGCGTTAAGTTTGACCAGTGGAAAGATGGACCAGTTCAGGTCGAATCTTTCAAGCTACCTTAGCAAATTGGAGGACAAAGGCTATCCGTACAACAGAACGGCATTTCAATTTTCAGGCTATTTGACCGATAATTCGCCGCCATCCACAATAGCTTGCGATATTGTAAAAGAATGGAACGAAAAGTACGAATGGCCCAAGCTAAAACTTTCTTTGGACAGCGAGTTTATGCTCTATGTTGAGAAACATCTGGCCGAAGAACTTCCCGTAAAAAAAGTAGCTTGGCCCGATTGGTGGACCGACGGCTTCGGATCGGCGTTTCGAGAAACCAAAACAGCAAGAACGGCACATTCTCAAATGATAGGGAATATGGGGCTGCTATCAATGTCCTA
The nucleotide sequence above comes from Flagellimonas sp. HMM57. Encoded proteins:
- a CDS encoding MFS transporter, with the translated sequence MALWKIDNLGRKPLLIYGVIGITISLIVVGLLFFLQVENTYLLMTFILLFIACFAFSYGPVLWVLMAEIYPLKVRGKALSMATMAIWLGATFIGQMTPWFLENFKAYGTFWFFAICMIPAIYIIIKVLPETKGKTLEEIENYWLSKKK
- a CDS encoding ABC transporter permease, with the protein product MLNYNDLKTVVRLFLKHKFVFSLCIIGLSTGFAVFIIVFMHYRFENSYDGMHANAKNIYRMHSIYGTDNGYTSTYATTDNGYGPTLKEELPEVLDYVRILTYQSERIVSYAKDDESVLKYREPNVFIVDSTFFSFFDYPLKVGAINEVLNRPNTMVISESAAKKYFGSGNPLGKVLTMSTSGSPFECEITGIFYDIPDNSNLQFDFLISMETQKQIWKELDNSWNYAISYTYLHLAENIDVEKMEDRIMEVFFKRSGVVAQGDLNYDMELVHFPEIHLNEPLQWEHEKKGSRAETKYLLIIALFIIIISWLNYINISTSLATKRNATTRIKTILGAGKIQVIFHFIVEAFFVNLISICFSILLILLATPLINTYFDNGGMGFIFSTGLISLVLVGILVIGTFVSGLVATVFFFVNNPDFLLKPDAKSSGSRFKRAMVVFQFITVVVLLIGTIMVYKQVQFMRSQEIGVDLSQTMVIKPPIGSDSSPKGLYRFRESLSENASIINVTASSDIPGQFMDMGYMVDRTDIDTPIHEITDGGYIDYDYVETLDLEMAAGVDFDETSDPWRKILINEEMAKLLNFESPDDAVGKHIQLPELYRKEAVTIIGVLKNYRQQSPTHNFKPVFFYCTKSDWGRYNYFIVRYTGKTDEVVSYLNDKWIRSFPTSSFDYYFLDGHYEEQYNGNVRFGNLFSALCILAILIAILGLLGLSIQAAQQRIKEIGIRKVNGAKIWEVLVLLNKDFIKWVVIAFFIGSALAFFFIQNWLENFAVQTRISWWVFALAGIITFIISSATVSWQSWKSARINPVLALRNE
- a CDS encoding glycoside hydrolase family 38 C-terminal domain-containing protein, whose amino-acid sequence is MKVNKNLFTLLLSIFVFVFVFVPNAYAQDNYFAGYKASISGANFAYHSPFSNLDQCLLTRAKSSFDPIEWETEVIPVSYTKPTASFIWGYGIGAKSPSQQFDLYVNDKKVLRFSSPNSNEQLRTLKGKDGIVLQFNRSMIDMNLDEMGTAVLTVPDSYFTKGKPVVLKIDGVDNDSNEWFMTFKRELGEKIRTQQLKVVVKKDGKLFHSVRFELMHLKKPTTASISASNNKQKYKINTGFNELDFLVPAVQSPTEMDVELKIGNKKEQLSFTVEPVREWTINLVQHSHTDIGYTRSQTEILAEHLRFIDTALDYCDQTDDYPDEAKFRWTCEASWTVREYLKNRPKSQIDRLLQRIKEGRIEVTGMFFNFSEIIDETALAMQTQALKHFKEKGIDVTTAMQNDVNGIGWAMIDLYKNTGVKYLTMGQHGHRAHVPFNKPTSFWWESNSGNRLLAYRSEHYTHGNALSLTSGKMDQFRSNLSSYLSKLEDKGYPYNRTAFQFSGYLTDNSPPSTIACDIVKEWNEKYEWPKLKLSLDSEFMLYVEKHLAEELPVKKVAWPDWWTDGFGSAFRETKTARTAHSQMIGNMGLLSMSYLMGSELPKTINGEIEKAYDELLFYDEHTFGAAESITDPLGENSVVQWGQKSAYAWTAYKESSLIREKALGLIQQHVPKGEYPTVAVFNTLNWERSGLVNVYIDHELLPLGRDYKLVDENGKAIQIQRISSRADGSNYTLWATNIPPMGYATFRIILEDKKDKQTDKVTEHDNSILENEYYRLKIDREKGVVTSLFDKELNKELVDMDSSTKLGEFIYEEPEDRKSMERLTNTSRDTVYVPIKRKISGLTDITVSDIKKNALWNSVAVNGKIEGCADERGVNLEIRLYNTSKKIELSYSMVKLPVTSPEGVYIAFPFKMSDDDELAFDVQGGTVNPGVNQLEGTSADWNVIQNFAAVQNNEAQILFSSNDVPLVHFGDINTGRFYYKRKPQSPHIYSWVLNNYWVTNFRASQDGEMKWSYFLTSSSNTSNTFATKFGWGNRVGMAGRVISPEKDSTTEKTLSKSVLNLGVSNLLLVNAKPTAINDGVILHLRETEGDHAILDINALMNQTGAKEVYEVNVLGEEIQQLTKPMLIEHYETRFILLKM